A single genomic interval of Anopheles marshallii chromosome 2, idAnoMarsDA_429_01, whole genome shotgun sequence harbors:
- the LOC128719018 gene encoding aldo-keto reductase family 1 member B1-like, giving the protein MASKVQFVTLNNGQKMPMLGLGTWGSPPGEVAQAVKDAIDIGYRHIDCAHVYQNEHEVGEGVKAKIDEGVIKREDLFITSKLWNTFHRPELVEGACRTTLKNLGLEYIDLYLIHWPMGYREGAELFPQDANGKTAYSDVDYVDTYKAMEKLVGLGLVKSIGISNCNSKQVERVLAVATIKPVTNQVECHPYLTQSKLSPFCTERGMVITAYSPLGSPNRPWAKPDDPQLMEDPKIVELAKKYNKTPAQVLIRYQIQRGHVVIPKSVTKSRIASNFEVFDFELTKDDVALIDSFDCNGRLVPITSAAGHPYHPFENDEF; this is encoded by the exons ATGGCATCGAAGGTTCAATTTGTTACGCTCAACAACGGGCAGAAGATGCCCATGCTCGGTCTGGGAACTTGGGGT TCACCTCCCGGTGAAGTTGCTCAGGCAGTAAAGGATGCCATCGATATCGGTTATCGACATATCGACTGTGCCCACGTGTACCAGAACGAACATGAGGTTGGCGAGGGAGTCAAGGCCAAAATTGACGAGGGAGTCATTAAGCGCGAGGACCTCTTCATTACCAGCAAACTGTGGAACACTTTCCACCGGCCTGAGCTGGTCGAGGGCGCCTGTCGTACCACGCTGAAGAACCTCGGCCTGGAGTATATCGATCTGTACCTGATTCACTGGCCGATGGGTTACCGCGAGGGTGCCGAACTGTTCCCGCAGGACGCGAACGGTAAAACGGCTTACTCGGATGTGGATTACGTCGATACGTACAAAGCAATGGAGAAACTGGTTGGGCTCGGTTTGGTGAAAAGCATCGGCATTTCCAACTGCAACTCGAAGCAGGTGGAGCGCGTGCTGGCTGTGGCAACCATTAAGCCGGTCACGAACCAGGTCGAATGCCATCCGTACCTGACGCAGAGCAAACTGTCCCCGTTCTGTACCGAGCGCGGAATGGTAATAACGGCGTACAGTCCGCTCGGCTCGCCGAACCGTCCCTGGGCAAAGCCGGACGATCCGCAGCTGATGGAGGATCCGAAGATTGTGGAGCTGGCgaaaaagtacaacaaaacGCCTGCCCAGGTCCTTATCCGCTACCAGATTCAGCGTGGTCACGTGGTTATTCCCAAGTCGGTGACCAAGTCACGCATCGCGTCCAACTTTGAGGTGTTCGATTTCGAGTTGACGAAGGATGATGTGGCATTGATCGATTCATTCGACTGCAATGGACGTTTGGTACCGATCACGAG TGCTGCTGGGCATCCTTATCATCCGTTCGAGAACGACGAGTTTTAA